In the Salvia miltiorrhiza cultivar Shanhuang (shh) chromosome 8, IMPLAD_Smil_shh, whole genome shotgun sequence genome, AAGACGTGACTAGGGCAGAAGGCGGGAGTCACTGGAGCTTACTCGTGTTTGAGAGAGACACTAATGCTTTTGTGCATCACGACAGCAGCAAATCAAGCTTCAATACTGCAGACGCTAAGAGGGTGTACAAAGCTGTAGCTTCTTACACATCATCCCGTGCCACTTATCTTGACTGCCCGAGTTCCCCAAAGCAGGTGAACGGATATGACTGTGGCCTGTACGTTACAGCCATTTCAAGATCAATCTGCGAGTGGTACTTCAGCGAGGCACCAAAGGATGTGGAGGATCTGTGGTTTCCCACAATCACAGAGCAGGTAACTCCGTCTCTCGTCTCCAACATGCGACGTGAAATCCTTGAACTTGTGCGGAGCCTTATGGGTATGCCGTAAAATCTGTGTTTGCATCTATCTTTTGCATCGTTTTTACTCTTTTCCGATGGATTAGCTGCCTTTAAAACCATGGCATTTAGCCCGCATCACAACATGACACTGTAAAAGTTTAGAATCTCATCACCACCTTTCGTGATTTTGCAATTGCAACACCTCTAAAC is a window encoding:
- the LOC131000016 gene encoding NEDD8-specific protease 1 codes for the protein MEKEKPNDKILSYNDVVLRRSDLDILSGRYFLNDRIIEFYFSYLTSCYPSEDILLVPPSISFWIKECPDSASLKDFVEPLHLSTKKLIIFPINDNEDVTRAEGGSHWSLLVFERDTNAFVHHDSSKSSFNTADAKRVYKAVASYTSSRATYLDCPSSPKQVNGYDCGLYVTAISRSICEWYFSEAPKDVEDLWFPTITEQVTPSLVSNMRREILELVRSLMGMP